In Tachysurus fulvidraco isolate hzauxx_2018 chromosome 11, HZAU_PFXX_2.0, whole genome shotgun sequence, one DNA window encodes the following:
- the numa1 gene encoding nuclear mitotic apparatus protein 1 isoform X2, which yields MALHPSKEDALLTWLNGLQLDEPVQRITQLQDGILLLKLVYKLGKYICFSWSACSPIGCCRKGEDPSQTPVHLPQAERLSIISDFLHSVCPVECVVLTLAKGRMLELELTKVVLLLCYYGVVNNSLVPKVGFETELQMATMLRYVRQEASGLCLREGLDKLLATSSLIYTSSVSSTSSVSEDGSPFFPRARSSPFVNFVELDTVASSSFVGSPLQELMSTPQVQVKRLRKELAHEGDVRDELERELAERIALLSDKEGQMSQLQHRLQRLQRDQEEMEKEHKATLTELQQKNEGLLARVHEVLKQCRDLKTDNSQKERRLDELMEENGTLAAQARNAFAQLARAEEEVAKITEAHNSSQTEWGNRRDLLQRELSQAITDRECLSEQIQISQGKISVLEDELAKLSQQPQEKGEVLGPIVEQEKLKQELTDLTQKLSKLEETISLLEKEKMSLGALLAEDRSSFEKETLRLEGRISDLQQSIKNMQAEKDAQEQASRTTQETLTSQIAALETDLAHLQQLEVHLTAEIATSAELRQQRGMLEAKVTSLEDMVNMLQSTCQNMEAENATQQEVLNAVRADLQNAQISLVEYEKRLADHQKVVEENASLRARISALDDTIADLQTEIDAQRKRGDELLTANEQQKALMEEKFLKQEQKAHEMFAELETLSQELRRMKHQKLEAESCIERLAQEGADLKASLAEEQDRGQSQLILVTKAKEEREMELQQIITDHQNKISELQTKIEGTVESLKQSESELTALKEKTISKDGELRIQQKELSDLQYKADDLQRQLSEVEGLSQHLSQDVVSKDREVQHVKAELEQREEEIQTLKVNLQSLEAKSGETRELHQKEMEKQMLAIMELKLQLSEAEKLISEKVQSLQALAQELKGLKEELSIERQSLVTLEISFKASKEAHEVKEQTLRLEVTQLQQEIDGHLKKLEESLNESKSLKEELSRQQDLAFQRESEVSVLAAQNRSLEEDFAQLQNKLSEAITLATERQTDSLKLQEEVQRQENLRAKVQEVEETQRKELQREVTELQARVQKLTSLASERETQLGALNEKMKEQEEYNRKLLQKSDEALQKELENVVDLKGQLESAKSQTAAKNELLESTEEKLKQMELVYQQKVSLISETCQAKEALERRVNELCSKQEQDLETFQQGLETLEREKEHLSLMNESLQSECLALQTRSKEQQDTLNAFKADLQSTQDGYERDLEALKKEKEHLQDKCRSLQTENKGQEEALNTLTADLQKTQDRYQKDVEIMKKENDHLSSVNQSLQIDLQSSQTENKSQHKAMDSLKAELHNTENRFQQEVETLKKEQEQLSTVNQTLQTECQTLQTENQKQQEILNALKMDLQNAQEGFQQELGNLMKEKDHFSSVSQSLEFECQKLQTANKMKLEELNALKADLQNMQNDHQQEMESLKNEKDHLASVTQSLQSKCQTLQAKETRQQEEFGALKADLQENKDKFEKDLEILKNERDQLSSVNQSLQTECQTLKTENKEQQETLNALKANLQNIKDAYRQELETLKNEQENLCCVNQTLQSECKTLQAEKTGQEQALNALKADMQERESKYGKDMEILRNEKEQLALVNQNLQSECQNLQALRTGQEEELNALKADMQESKNKYGQDLETLRNEKEQLASVNQNLHAEKMVRQEELDALKADLQENKDKFNKDLETLKNERDHLASVNQSLLKDLEAAQKVGAELVSVKEVARQVEHELENQVKELQAKIKEISSLADEREAEIRNLHSEVKQQEASRLRADESEKASRAELEAKVVQLQVQCEEACKRSSERDSELSLLRDQYNESEKQKQDACQANQVLENTVSELRLKQKQETEEYLQQLDALAKEKDALTTTLRTDRKAQQEALDDLQSALQQEVKTLQKEKEHLSFINQSLQRECDASQRLGVELEVKLKGQTESFRAIKEALQKKEMQNQELLEQLEAKAEKVEHYKVQVEKAKTHYNGKKQELLEEQKACQTLQASLETSESEGKALKAELKVVSMELENIKASEKKLMAQIKSLETQLAYADQKLREQRKQGEQSVQVQHRENPRSQQAINGSSDSLELNLDDSLNAVGKQSVPGESSTPLVRSSERLAAKRRTQGEGSLETLYFTPMMQERGKKREGASQDHKLESSISSLGELTLDSARKPSSSVRRRRTTQVINITMTKKTPLGGGGAAEADESFFSLHPAQSQPNLASHKARPMSAEIFEDPNKLLSLPGYRRSNAHVGVLPRAPSTFCIGSEYEPDHFSDDWMRIAELQSRNKSCLPHLKSSYPLESRPSLGFSHLPVTDEEVRTGDPTETIRRASTIPSQLKDSIANHRLSLAPPAAASHRFSLAPPAAAAHSHAPSQRAPPVAKAREVRSTRSPLAPKRPAGQVQDLDTPEAKKLASCFPRTPKGRNLRSTNSQNIAPSPADRRQSMAFMIDNTPKKAGRGDRRLHQRALNKLRKSPRTASTKSPKVISSAKKLIKSKMRMKM from the exons ATGGCACTGCATCCATCCAAGGAAGATGCCCTTCTGACGTGG ctCAACGGCCTGCAGCTGGACGAACCGGTGCAGCGAATCACACAGCTTCAGGATGGAATCCTGCTGCTCAAACTCGTCTATAAACT AGGGAAATATATTTGCTTTTCATGGAGCGCCTGTTCACCGATTGGTTGTTGTAGAAAAGGGGAGGATCCAAGCCAGACTCCTGTTCACCTCCCTCAAGCAGAAAGGCTGTCAATCATCTCTGACTTCCTCCACA GTGTGTGTCCTGTTGAGTGTGTCGTCCTCACACTGGCCAAGGGAAGGATGCTGGAGTTGGAGCTCACCAAG GTTGTACTGCTCCTGTGTTACTATGGAGTTGTTAACAACAGTCTGGTGCCCAAAGTGGGGTTTGAAACTGAG ctGCAGATGGCGACCATGTTGCGTTACGTTCGGCAAGAAGCGAGtggtctgtgtctgcgtgaaggTCTGGACAAACTCCTTGCCACGAGCT CGCTGATCTACACCTCGTCCGTGAGCAGTACGTCCTCCGTCAGCGAGGACGGTTCGCCCTTTTTCCCCCGGGCACGCAGCTCTCCGTTCGTCAACTTTGTGGAGCTGGACACTGTGGCCTCCAGCTCGTTTGTCGG ctcaCCTCTACAGGAGCTGATGAGCACGCCTCAGGTGCAGGTGAAGCGGCTGCGTAAGGAGTTGGCGCACGAAGGAGACGTGCGAGACGAGCTGGAGCGAGAGCTGGCCGAGCGAATCGCTCTCCTCTCGGATAAAG aGGGGCAGATGAGTCAGCTTCAGCACAGGCTGCAGCGCTTGCAGAGGGAtcaggaggagatggagaaggAACACAAAGCTACACTGACCGAGCTGCAGCAGAAGAACGAAGG GCTCCTCGCACGAGTACACGAGGTCTTAAAGCAGTGTCGAGACCTTAAAACAGACAACAGCCAGAAAGAAAGACGGCTCGACGAGCTGATGGAGGAGAACGGAACTCTCGCCGCACAG GCGAGGAACGCCTTCGCCCAGCTCGCAAGGGCCGAGGAGGAAGTCGCTAAAATAACAGAAGCTCACAATTCATCCCAGACCGAGTGGGGGAACAGGAGGGACTTGCTGCAGAGAGAGCTAAGCCAGGCCATCACTGACAGG GAATGTCTTTCTGAGCAAATTCAGATCTCACAAGGAAAGATCTCCGTCTTGGAGGACGAACTCGCCAAACTTTCCCAGCAGCCCCAAGAAAAAGGTGAAGTCCTGGGGCCGATTGTAGAG CAGGAGAAACTGAAGCAGGAACTCACAGACTTGACTCAAAAACTTTCCAAACTTGAAGAAACCATTTCCCTCCTCGAGAAGGAGAAGATGTCACTCGGAGCACTATTAGCGGAAGACAGAAGCTCCTTCGAAAAGGAAACCCTGCGCTTGgagggacgcatttcagatctTCAGCAGTCGATAAAGAACATGCAAGCAGAGAAAGATGCTCAGGAACAAGCCTCAAGGACCACACAAGAAACTCTTACCTCCCAGATAGCAGCTTTGGAGACCGATCTGGCACATCTTCAGCAGCTTGAGGTTCATCTAACGGCAGAGATCGCTACATCCGCAGAACTGCGCCAGCAACGTGGGATGCTGGAGGCTAAAGTCACCTCCTTGGAGGATATGGTTAATATGCTGCAATCCACGTGCCAGAACATGGAGGCAGAAAATGCAACACAGCAGGAAGTTCTTAATGCCGTCAGGGCCGACCTGCAAAACGCCCAGATTTCTCTCGTGGAATATGAAAAAAGGTTGGCAGACCATCAAAAAGTGGTAGAAGAGAACGCTTCGCTCCGAGCCAGAATCTCTGCGCTGGACGATACCATCGCAGATCTGCAAACCGAGATCGacgcacagagaaagagaggcgACGAGCTTCTCACAGCAAACGAGCAGCAGAAAGCTTTGATGGAGGAAAAGTTTCTAAAGCAGGAGCAAAAAGCGCACGAGATGTTTGCTGAGCTAGAGACTCTCAGCCAAGAGCTTCGCAGAATGAAGCATCAGAAGCTTGAAGCCGAGTCGTGCATCGAGAGGTTAGCCCAAGAAGGAGCGGACCTTAAAGCAAGTCTGGCAGAAGAGCAAGATCGAGGCCAGTCGCAACTGATTCTAGTAAccaaggccaaagaggagaggGAGATGGAACTGCAGCAAATTATTACAgatcatcaaaacaaaatatcaGAGTTACAAACGAAGATCGAGGGAACTGTAGAATCGCTGAAGCAGAGCGAATCTGAACTAACGGCGCTGAAAGAAAAAACTATCTCTAAAGACGGAGAACTCCGCATACAGCAAAAGGAACTGTCCGACCTTCAATACAAGGCAGACGATCTGCAAAGACAGCTCTCGGAGGTAGAAGGACTTTCACAACATTTGAGTCAGGACGTGGTCTCCAAAGACAGGGAAGTTCAACACGTCAAGGCAGAGCTTGAACAGAGGGAAGAAGAGATCCAGACCCTTAAGGTCAATCTTCAGTCTCTCGAAGCGAAGTCCGGCGAAACGCGTGAACTTCACCAGAAGGAAATGGAAAAGCAGATGCTCGCCATCATGGAGCTGAAGCTACAACTTTCCGAAGCTGAGAAACTCATCTCGGAGAAAGTTCAATCTCTGCAAGCTCTCGCCCAGGAGTTGAAGGGTTTAAAGGAAGAGCTTTCCATCGAAAGGCAGAGTCTCGTTACGTTGGAAATTAGTTTCAAGGCTTCAAAAGAGGCCCATGAAGTCAAGGAGCAGACTCTGAGACTGGAGGTTACTCAACTGCAGCAGGAGATCGATGGACATTTGAAGAAGTTGGAGGAGTCATTAAACGAGAGTAAATCCCTCAAAGAGGAATTGTCACGGCAACAGGATCTCGCGTTccagagagaaagtgaggtTTCTGTTTTAGCAGCACAAAACAGATCTCTGGAGGAAGACTTTGCTCAACTTCAGAATAAGTTATCAGAGGCCATAACGCTAGCTACAGAACGGCAAACCGACTCACTCAAGCTTCAAGAGGAGGTCCAGCGTCAAGAGAACCTCAGAGCAAAAGTTCAGGAAGTCGAGGAGACTCAACGTAAAGAGCTTCAAAGAGAAGTCACCGAACTTCAGGCTCGAGTTCAGAAGCTTACCAGTCTTGCTTCCGAGAGAGAAACACAGCTCGGTGCTCTTAACGAAAAGATGAAAGAACAAGAAGAATACAATCGGAAACTCCTTCAAAAATCCGACGAGGCCCTTCAGAAAGAACTCGAGAACGTTGTAGACTTGAAGGGGCAGCTCGAGTCTGCCAAGAGTCAGACTGCAGCGAAAAACGAACTTTTGGAGTCAACAGAAGAAAAGCTGAAACAAATGGAGCTTGTGTACCAACAGAAAGTATCCCTCATTAGTGAAACCTGTCAGGCCAAGGAAGCTTTAGAAAGAAGAGTGAATGAGCTTTGCAGTAAGCAGGAGCAAGATCTGGAAACGTTCCAGCAAGGTCTAGAAACCTTGGAAAGGGAAAAGGAACATCTGTCTTTGATGAATGAATCTCTCCAGAGTGAATGCCTGGCCTTGCAGACAAGGAGCAAGGAGCAACAGGATACGTTAAACGCTTTTAAGGCTGACCTGCAAAGCACTCAAGATGGATACGAGAGAGATTTAGAAGCcctgaagaaggagaaggaacATCTCCAGGATAAGTGTCGGAGCTTGCAGACCGAGAACAAGGGGCAGGAAGAGGCCCTGAATACTCTGACGGCTGATCTTCAGAAAACTCAAGATAGGTATCAGAAAGATGTAGAGATCATGAAAAAAGAGAACGATCATCTGTCTTCAGTAAACCAGTCTCTCCAGATCGATTTGCAGAGCTCACAGACAGAGAATAAAAGTCAACACAAAGCCATGGACTCCCTAAAGGCTGAACTCCACAACACAGAAAATAGGTTCCAGCAAGAGGTCGAAACACTGAAGAAGGAACAGGAACAACTTTCCACAGTGAACCAGACCCTTCAGACTGAGTGTCAGACCTTGCAGACAGAGAACCAAAAGCAACAGGAGATACTAAATGCACTAAAGATGGACCTACAAAATGCCCAAGAGGGGTTCCAGCAAGAGTTAGGAAACTTGATGAAGGAGAAGGACCATTTCAGCTCAGTTAGTCAGTCCCTCGAGTTTGAGTGTCAGAAATTACAGACAGCGAATAAGATGAAGCTGGAGGAACTAAATGCCCTAAAAGCTGACCTCCAGAACATGCAAAATGACCATCAGCAAGAGATGGAATCATTAAAGAATGAGAAGGACCATCTCGCTTCAGTGACCCAGTCCCTCCAGAGCAAGTGCCAAACCTTGCAGGCAAAGGAAACAAGGCAACAGGAGGAGTTTGGTGCCCTCAAGGCTGACCTGCAAGAAAACAAAGATAAATTTGAAAAAGATCTGGAGATCttgaagaatgagagagatcaACTTTCTTCAGTGAACCAGTCCCTCCAGACTGAGTGCCAAACCTTGAAAACGGAGAACAAGGAACAACAGGAGACACTAAATGCTCTCAAAGCAAACCTGCAGAACATCAAAGATGCGTATCGCCAAGAATTAGAAACTTTGAAGAATGAACAGGAAAATCTCTGTTGTGTGAACCAGACTCTTCAGAGTGAGTGCAAGACCCTGCAGGCTGAAAAAACAGGGCAGGAGCAGGCGCTGAATGCCCTCAAGGCGGACAtgcaagaaagagaaagtaaatATGGAAAAGACATGGAAATCTTGAGGAACGAGAAGGAACAGCTTGCCTTAGTGAACCAGAACCTCCAGAGTGAGTGCCAGAACCTACAGGCATTAAGAACTGGGCAAGAAGAGGAGCTGAATGCCCTCAAGGCGGACATGCaagaaagcaaaaataaatacgGACAAGACCTGGAAACTCTGAGGAACGAGAAGGAACAGCTTGCCTCAGTGAACCAGAACCTCCATGCAGAGAAAATGGTGCGACAGGAGGAGTTGGATGCATTAAAGGCTGATCTGCAAGAGAACAAAGATAAATTCAACAAAGATTTAGAGACTTTAAAGAACGAGAGAGATCATCTTGCCTCAGTGAACCAGTCCCTTCTTAAAGATCTCGAGGCAGCCCAGAAAGTTGGAGCAGAACTGGTCTCAGTCAAAGAAGTCGCTCGACAGGTTGAACACGAGCTTGAAAATCAAGTAAAGGAACTGCAGGCGAAGATTAAAGAAATTTCATCACTGGCAGATGAAAGAGAGGCTGAAATAAGAAATCTTCACTCGGAAGTAAAGCAGCAAGAAGCTTCAAGGCTCCGTGCCGATGAATCCGAGAAGGCTTCAAGAGCTGAACTGGAGGCAAAGGTTGTTCAACTTCAAGTCCAGTGCGAAGAAGCCTGTAAACGTTCATCTGAGAGAGATTCAGAGCTGAGTCTGCTTCGAGATCAGTATAACGAGTCTGAGAAGCAGAAGCAAGATGCCTGTCAGGCTAACCAAGTCTTGGAGAACACCGTTTCTGAGCTGCGCCTCAAGCAAAAACAAGAGACTGAGGAATACCTTCAGCAACTGGACGCCTTGGCGAAGGAGAAAGATGCGCTTACAACAACCCTTCGGACGGACAGGAAGGCACAGCAGGAGGCTCTGGATGACCTTCAGAGTGCTTTGCAGCAGGAAGTGAAGACCTTGCAAAAAGAAAAGGAGCATCTGTCTTTCATTAATCAGTCACTTCAGAGGGAGTGTGATGCCTCCCAGAGACTTGGAGTAGAGTTGGAAGTGAAGCTGAAAGGGCAGACCGAATCCTTCAGGGCTATAAAAGAGGCTCTCCAAAAGAAAGAGATGCAGAACCAAGAACTTCTGGAGCAGCTCGAGGCGAAGGCTGAAAAGGTGGAGCACTACAAAGTCCAG GTAGAAAAAGCAAAAACTCATTACAACGGTAAAAAACAGGAACTCCTGGAGGAGCAGAAAGCATGTCAGACCCTTCAGGCCTCTTTGGAAACGAGTGAGAGTGAAGGAAAAGCCTTGAAGGCTGAGCTTAAAGTGGTCTCCATGGAGCTGGAGAATATCAAGGCATCAGAGAAGAAATTGATGGCACAAATAAAGAGCCTGGAGACTCAG TTGGCTTATGCAGATCAGAAGTTAAGAGAACAGAGAAAGCAGGGAGAacaaagtgtccaggtgcaacACAGAGAAAATCCCAGAAGTCAACAGGCCATCAACGGTAGTTCGGACAGCCTGGAGCTCAACCTGGACGATTCTTTGAATGCTGTTGG TAAACAGTCCGTACCTGGTGAGTCTAGCACTCCTTTGGTCCGAAGTTCAGAGCGACTAGCAGCAAAAAGGcgcacacaaggcgaaggctcACTAGAGACCCTGTACTTCACTCCCATGATGCAAGAAAGGGGCAAGAAACGTGAAGGCGCCTCCCAGGACCACAAGCTAGAAAGCAGCATCAGTTCACTCGGAGAGCTAACTCTTGATTCGGCGAGGAAGCCGAGCTCTTCGGTCCGGAGGCGACGCACAACGCAAGTCATCAACATCACTATGACCAAG AAAACTCCTCTCGGTGGCGGCGGTGCTGCAGAAGCTGACGAGTCTTTCTTCAGCCTGCACCCGGCTCAGTCGCAGCCCAATCTGGCCTCACACAAAGCTCGCCCCATGTCTGCAGAGATCTTCGAGGATCCCAACAAACTTCTCAGCCTTCCTGGGTATCGCCGCAGCAATGCGCATGTCGGCGTCCTTCCACGAg CCCCGAGCACGTTCTGTATAGGATCCGAATACGAGCCGGACCACTTCTCTGATGACTGGATGAGGATCGCAGAGCTACAGTCACGGAATAAATCCTGTTTACCTCATCTGAAGAGCAGCTACCCGTTGGAGTCCAGG CCCAGCCTGGGTTTCTCGCACCTCCCTGTGACTGACGAGGAGGTTCGTACCGGCGACCCCACCGAGACCATTCGCCGTGCCTCAACCATCCCGTCTCAGCTCAAGGACTCCATTGCTAATCACCGCCTTTCTCTGGCTCCACCTGCTGCAGCTTCTCATCGCTTCTCACTGGCTCCACCTGCTGCAGCTGCTCACAGCCACGCCCCCTCGCAGCGGGCACCCCCGGTTGCCAAAGCACGGGAAGTGCGATCCACACGCAGCCCGCTGGCCCCTAAACGGCCTGCGGGGCAAGTTCAAGACCTTGACACACCTGAG gcAAAGAAGTTAGCCAGCTGCTTCCCTCGAACTCCTAAAGGCAGAAACCTTCGATCTACCAACTCGCAGAACATCGCACCCTCTCCG gctgatCGGAGGCAGTCCATGGCATTCATGATCGATAATACTCCTAAAAAAGCTGGACGTGGTGACCGCAGGCTACATCAGCGGGCCCTCAACAAACTCCGCAAATCCCCACGCACGGCCAGCACGAAGTCACCAAAGGTCATCAGCAGTGCAAAGAAG TTAATAAAGTcgaagatgaggatgaagatgtgA